The following proteins come from a genomic window of Leptospira andrefontaineae:
- a CDS encoding ABC-F family ATP-binding cassette domain-containing protein has translation MLQFIDIKHRFGSSTLFENFSWHIKPGSKIALVGPNGSGKSTLFKMAVGELNPEEGLVSRSKHTEISLFQQIPDFNFEARVIDTALSKHKHYNEYIKRAEDIHARMDRTDHDSPEFTTLLEEQSQLEEYAFTYGVHELEAQAKKIIGGLGFSNDQMEKKVKEFSPGYQHRLGLAIAILNPGNLLLLDEPTNHLDHASKAWLAEYLVDTNRSFVLVTHDPEFLNATTDTIAELNPSGVLEFKGTLEDYFEHKNELLDKLRLQFKKEEAYLKKRTEWIERFRSKATKAKQVQSVIKKLEKRDKVDEPEDSFWNSKTEYRFNYTPCGNLSFRIENASFAYEKTGKNIFSNAELHVSNGDKIAIIGPNGAGKSTFLRNILGIHKLSEGSVTFGPKTKIGYFSQNHHEHLDPEKNLLETILSVYPDLPDVEARKLLGYFSFSDDRVFKKVGLLSGGEQSRLRLALLVRFSSNTLFLDEPTNHLDLVVRDNLKRALQEYPGAVLVISHDPDFLKDLCTRTVSVSNGKVKDLNTSFSDYLKFPPEELEAEGGFTVKAPSENAGSENKSRSQKNADKNRVKKIQKEIEQIEAKIALLEKNKSNSEELLADPEFYKKRSYQMELDTYNETKKEISKLTETWEKLQIEMEELTSVV, from the coding sequence ATGCTACAATTCATCGATATCAAGCACCGGTTCGGTAGCTCCACACTTTTCGAAAACTTCTCCTGGCATATCAAACCAGGCTCCAAGATCGCCTTAGTCGGGCCGAATGGTTCTGGCAAATCCACTCTATTCAAAATGGCAGTTGGAGAACTAAATCCTGAAGAAGGATTAGTTAGCCGCTCCAAACATACGGAGATCTCTTTATTCCAACAGATCCCTGATTTCAATTTTGAAGCAAGGGTAATCGATACCGCACTTTCTAAACATAAGCATTATAATGAATATATAAAACGTGCAGAGGACATTCATGCAAGAATGGATCGCACGGATCATGATTCTCCTGAGTTTACTACTTTATTAGAAGAACAAAGCCAATTAGAAGAATATGCATTTACCTATGGAGTTCACGAGTTAGAAGCTCAGGCAAAAAAGATTATTGGTGGTTTAGGTTTTTCTAATGATCAAATGGAGAAGAAGGTAAAAGAATTTTCTCCCGGTTACCAACATAGACTTGGGCTTGCAATTGCAATTTTGAATCCAGGGAATCTTCTTCTTCTGGATGAACCTACCAACCACTTGGATCACGCTTCTAAGGCATGGCTTGCGGAATATCTAGTAGATACAAATCGTTCTTTCGTCCTAGTAACTCACGACCCTGAGTTTTTGAACGCAACTACTGATACGATCGCAGAATTAAATCCTTCGGGTGTTCTGGAATTTAAAGGAACCTTAGAAGATTATTTCGAACATAAAAATGAACTTTTAGATAAGCTTAGACTTCAATTCAAAAAAGAAGAAGCCTACTTAAAGAAAAGAACCGAGTGGATAGAACGTTTCCGTTCCAAGGCGACGAAAGCGAAACAAGTCCAAAGTGTTATTAAAAAATTGGAAAAAAGGGATAAGGTAGACGAACCTGAAGATTCTTTCTGGAATTCTAAAACAGAATACAGGTTCAATTATACTCCTTGCGGAAATCTTTCCTTTAGAATTGAGAATGCTTCCTTTGCTTATGAAAAAACAGGGAAGAATATTTTCTCAAACGCGGAACTTCATGTTTCTAATGGGGACAAGATCGCGATCATAGGCCCGAACGGTGCTGGTAAATCCACTTTCTTACGAAACATATTAGGAATTCATAAATTGTCCGAAGGTTCCGTTACTTTCGGACCTAAAACAAAAATCGGCTACTTCTCACAAAACCACCACGAGCACCTGGATCCTGAAAAAAATCTTTTGGAAACCATTCTTTCCGTTTATCCGGACCTTCCGGATGTGGAGGCAAGAAAACTATTGGGCTATTTTTCTTTTAGCGATGATAGAGTTTTCAAAAAAGTAGGACTTCTCTCCGGAGGAGAACAAAGCAGATTGAGATTAGCTTTATTAGTTAGATTCTCCTCTAATACTCTATTTTTGGACGAGCCTACCAACCACTTGGACTTAGTAGTAAGGGATAATTTGAAACGTGCACTCCAAGAATATCCTGGAGCAGTTTTAGTTATCTCTCACGATCCCGATTTTCTAAAGGATCTATGCACCAGAACCGTTTCCGTTTCGAATGGAAAAGTAAAAGATCTGAACACCAGCTTCTCAGATTATCTAAAATTCCCTCCTGAAGAATTGGAAGCAGAAGGCGGCTTTACTGTAAAAGCTCCTTCCGAAAATGCAGGCAGTGAAAACAAGAGCAGATCTCAAAAGAACGCTGATAAAAATCGGGTTAAAAAAATACAAAAAGAAATAGAACAAATCGAAGCTAAGATCGCTCTATTAGAAAAGAATAAATCCAACTCTGAGGAACTTCTCGCAGACCCTGAGTTTTATAAAAAGCGCAGTTACCAAATGGAACTAGACACTTATAACGAGACCAAAAAAGAGATCTCTAAGTTGACTGAAACCTGGGAAAAACTGCAAATCGAAATGGAAGAACTTACTTCCGTAGTTTAG
- a CDS encoding DoxX family protein: protein MLYNLFQTKEGLGPVFLRLGLAICIFPHGAQKALGWFEGSGFYVAMDYFTETLGAPYVLGVMVIGFEFIGTICFVFGFLTRFWALGLAITLTVAGFTHREFGFFMNWFGDKGGEGFEYHILAVSAAVSLLFRGAGSFSFDKKLGEWSV, encoded by the coding sequence ATGTTATATAATTTATTTCAAACAAAAGAAGGTTTAGGACCAGTATTCCTAAGATTAGGACTTGCGATTTGTATCTTCCCACATGGAGCCCAAAAGGCATTGGGTTGGTTCGAAGGTTCCGGGTTTTACGTAGCTATGGATTATTTTACAGAGACCTTAGGTGCTCCTTATGTCCTAGGAGTCATGGTTATCGGTTTCGAATTCATTGGAACAATCTGTTTTGTATTCGGATTTTTGACCAGGTTCTGGGCCTTGGGACTTGCGATCACTTTAACAGTCGCCGGTTTTACACATAGAGAGTTCGGTTTCTTTATGAATTGGTTCGGAGACAAAGGTGGAGAAGGTTTCGAATACCATATTCTCGCGGTGTCAGCGGCAGTTTCTCTTTTGTTCAGAGGAGCAGGTTCTTTTTCTTTTGATAAGAAGTTAGGAGAATGGTCCGTTTAG
- a CDS encoding FecR family protein — translation MERMTPEFQTFAELLKKSLPDSKAPDFDPKWIGMSPRFSVEANIMQSPTKDNVVQLSGSKNKVWFLAAAAILFVGIGAGTYFTIFKKEAAPVAEGTLLKAAVVFVKGEAKNVKEAPVALHLGDILSEGDKIVTGKGGSIDIGLTDSSVIRLKENSELVLKSLRQTDSSQIRISLMSGKILNLVEKEKKNANYFVDTPTVVAAVRGTSFEVNASDKESSVFVVEGAVEVTPLIHDKTEKALITGGLIIVTNEKVIVIEDTKRAKAEAPEYGDMRKNLSGLDKEVLATTQNLKTAKTEQELEELYDKSIEHIIMKDGRELRGVVVSQKKGKLIVQTLKGSYILDENSVEKIIY, via the coding sequence ATGGAAAGAATGACCCCTGAATTCCAAACATTCGCAGAGCTCCTCAAAAAGTCTCTACCGGATTCTAAGGCACCGGATTTCGATCCAAAATGGATCGGCATGTCTCCTCGTTTCTCTGTGGAGGCAAATATCATGCAATCTCCTACTAAGGACAATGTAGTTCAACTGAGCGGCTCCAAAAATAAAGTATGGTTCTTAGCTGCGGCAGCAATCTTATTCGTAGGAATTGGAGCCGGAACTTATTTCACTATTTTCAAAAAAGAAGCCGCACCCGTAGCTGAAGGCACACTGCTTAAAGCGGCAGTCGTATTCGTTAAAGGCGAAGCAAAGAATGTAAAAGAAGCTCCTGTAGCATTACATTTAGGTGATATACTTAGCGAAGGCGATAAGATCGTAACAGGCAAAGGTGGATCGATCGATATCGGTCTAACCGATTCCAGTGTGATCCGTTTAAAAGAAAACTCTGAGTTAGTTCTCAAAAGTTTAAGACAAACTGATTCTTCTCAAATCAGGATTTCCCTTATGTCAGGTAAAATCCTGAACCTAGTCGAGAAGGAAAAGAAAAACGCAAATTACTTCGTAGATACTCCTACTGTGGTGGCTGCGGTCCGAGGAACTTCATTCGAAGTGAATGCTTCTGATAAAGAATCTTCTGTTTTCGTAGTCGAAGGTGCAGTCGAAGTAACTCCTTTGATCCATGATAAAACTGAAAAAGCTTTAATCACCGGCGGATTGATCATAGTCACAAACGAAAAAGTCATAGTGATTGAAGATACAAAACGTGCTAAAGCGGAAGCTCCTGAATATGGCGACATGCGCAAGAACTTGAGCGGCCTGGACAAAGAAGTTTTAGCGACCACTCAAAACTTAAAAACTGCTAAGACCGAGCAAGAGCTGGAAGAACTTTATGATAAGAGTATCGAACATATCATAATGAAAGACGGCCGTGAGCTAAGAGGTGTTGTGGTTTCTCAAAAGAAAGGAAAGCTGATCGTTCAAACCCTAAAAGGATCTTATATCCTGGATGAGAACTCGGTTGAAAAGATCATCTATTAA
- a CDS encoding RNA polymerase sigma factor: MSETLFFEKLYNKNKDHLFSFIRRSVQDESTALDLLQDTFLNFFKHYSGKELPDEQVSRMILFRISRNLMINHGKSYYQKNVALVGEETSSLFGSKGQGPESQVLDEMEAQNLGKIVSELLSTLPEEQKTAIELRYSQGCKLEEIASVLDLSVSGVSRLLERAEKQLLQEGKKRGIQPSSFLKS; the protein is encoded by the coding sequence GTGTCTGAAACCTTGTTTTTCGAAAAACTATACAATAAAAATAAGGATCACTTGTTTTCATTTATCCGGCGTTCTGTCCAAGATGAATCCACTGCCTTGGATCTATTACAAGACACCTTTTTGAACTTCTTTAAACATTATTCCGGCAAGGAGTTACCGGATGAGCAGGTTTCCAGGATGATCTTATTTAGGATCTCCAGGAATCTAATGATCAATCACGGAAAGTCCTATTATCAAAAGAACGTTGCGCTCGTTGGCGAGGAAACTTCTTCTTTATTCGGCTCCAAAGGCCAGGGCCCTGAAAGTCAGGTCTTGGATGAGATGGAAGCCCAAAATCTAGGAAAGATCGTAAGCGAATTATTAAGCACCTTACCGGAAGAACAAAAGACAGCTATAGAGTTGCGTTATTCCCAAGGCTGCAAATTGGAAGAGATAGCCTCCGTATTGGATTTATCCGTATCCGGAGTCTCCAGGCTTCTGGAAAGAGCCGAAAAGCAGCTTTTACAAGAAGGAAAGAAGAGAGGCATTCAACCTTCTTCTTTTTTAAAATCTTAG
- a CDS encoding LA_0442/LA_0875 N-terminal domain-containing protein — MPYRWLFTICFLIVSHSLFGSSLTLKNGKVIQGKVVNQTRTEVQIEVDGKVLTIPKTEIAELNLKDTPKQEVKKDPVKPKEEPKKTEEEVAVQRWYQKPRWDYSIRSAVVPGWGIWKADKKYRASAAFVAVLGATYLAVKAQNDFGDAKKAYEENARNYFAFALQDPVLSLPANTTQRLLGAFLINKGAFNHYQGLAEESNNFQYLFGIAYGLQLFYSYYLGVKAEQGIAEGPSSGLRFSFAPSYQPMTVGGNGLGWNGELKYEIRY, encoded by the coding sequence ATGCCTTATCGTTGGCTTTTTACAATTTGTTTCCTAATAGTTTCCCACTCCCTTTTTGGCTCTAGCCTAACCTTAAAAAACGGAAAGGTGATCCAAGGGAAAGTGGTAAACCAAACCCGTACGGAAGTTCAGATCGAAGTGGATGGAAAGGTTCTAACCATTCCAAAAACGGAAATTGCCGAATTAAACTTAAAAGATACCCCTAAACAGGAAGTGAAAAAGGATCCTGTTAAGCCGAAAGAAGAACCTAAAAAAACCGAGGAAGAAGTAGCGGTCCAAAGATGGTACCAAAAGCCTCGCTGGGATTATTCAATTAGATCAGCAGTTGTTCCAGGCTGGGGGATTTGGAAGGCAGATAAAAAATACAGGGCTTCTGCGGCCTTTGTAGCAGTTTTAGGGGCAACTTACCTTGCGGTTAAAGCTCAGAATGACTTTGGTGATGCTAAAAAGGCTTATGAGGAGAACGCAAGAAATTATTTCGCATTTGCATTGCAGGATCCTGTCCTTTCCTTACCTGCAAATACTACCCAACGTTTACTTGGAGCCTTCTTGATAAACAAGGGCGCATTTAATCATTACCAAGGTTTGGCGGAAGAATCTAATAACTTTCAATACTTGTTCGGGATAGCATATGGATTGCAGCTCTTCTATTCCTATTATTTAGGAGTGAAGGCAGAGCAAGGGATTGCAGAAGGTCCCAGCTCCGGTCTTAGGTTCAGCTTTGCTCCTTCTTATCAGCCGATGACTGTTGGAGGCAACGGTTTGGGTTGGAATGGGGAACTCAAGTACGAGATCCGCTACTAA
- a CDS encoding DUF1554 domain-containing protein — translation MKGSKLGRTAFILLCLTLWISKCNNAESTALDGSKPSLAGAITIDPSILLSLFSSVNNPIEPLLNEGETTLSVDENDAADIMFAIKNPPSDGSTIQFKFYKNDNITFVTDYNPDQGGYQNYLTVDFGPDPQNANFDYKSGFQINSLEDENCLNNYYYLTAIEVSSGLSQSFIVKVKDADKCIFIASNGGTGYPGNFAKKGIDNSTFAGPLEVADDICNSNVPDSANKDVGYKAMLAVSYSPSSNLRNPSTDWVFSSFRKYYSQSGKKLAYSFSSGTTIGFANAQEWTNSLGTSGRIWTGFSSMDWTTDTPTVTQCAGLAPSGAPYSSWYSSTATGTQGVLSAVNGNSIAEMTNTDPAVVIPTLCSQRRNIVCVGQ, via the coding sequence ATGAAAGGATCTAAATTAGGACGGACAGCCTTCATTCTATTATGTCTTACTTTATGGATTTCCAAGTGTAATAATGCTGAATCCACCGCTCTGGACGGAAGTAAACCCAGCCTGGCTGGCGCGATCACTATAGACCCTTCTATCCTCCTAAGTTTGTTTAGCTCCGTTAACAATCCGATAGAACCGCTTTTGAACGAGGGAGAAACTACTCTTAGTGTAGATGAAAACGATGCGGCAGATATTATGTTCGCAATCAAGAATCCTCCTTCTGACGGGAGCACTATCCAATTCAAATTTTATAAAAATGATAATATCACCTTTGTAACGGATTATAATCCGGACCAGGGAGGTTATCAGAATTACCTTACTGTGGATTTCGGACCCGATCCTCAAAATGCCAACTTTGATTATAAAAGCGGATTCCAGATCAATTCCCTAGAAGATGAAAACTGCTTAAATAACTATTATTATCTTACTGCTATCGAAGTATCCTCTGGACTCTCTCAGTCATTTATAGTTAAGGTAAAGGATGCAGATAAATGTATTTTTATAGCCTCAAATGGTGGAACAGGTTATCCAGGGAACTTCGCTAAAAAAGGAATCGATAATTCAACGTTTGCAGGCCCGCTAGAAGTTGCGGATGATATTTGTAACTCCAATGTTCCTGATAGTGCAAATAAAGATGTAGGTTATAAGGCTATGCTTGCAGTAAGTTATAGTCCGAGCTCTAATCTCAGAAACCCTTCTACCGATTGGGTATTTAGCTCCTTCAGGAAATATTATAGCCAGAGTGGTAAGAAGTTAGCTTACTCTTTCAGTTCCGGTACTACCATCGGATTTGCAAATGCGCAAGAATGGACAAATTCTCTCGGAACTTCTGGCAGAATATGGACAGGATTTAGCTCCATGGATTGGACAACTGATACCCCTACTGTAACTCAATGTGCAGGCTTGGCCCCATCGGGAGCACCTTATTCATCTTGGTATTCTTCCACAGCAACTGGAACCCAGGGAGTACTTTCAGCAGTAAATGGAAACTCTATTGCAGAAATGACTAACACGGATCCGGCCGTGGTAATCCCAACTCTATGCTCTCAAAGACGTAATATTGTTTGCGTCGGCCAATAG
- the gpmI gene encoding 2,3-bisphosphoglycerate-independent phosphoglycerate mutase: protein MQLKKKTPFSPKKLLFVILDGVGYTPKGPEFGNAIAGANLPFLNKLWKESPTILLNAHGTAVGMPSDEDMGNSEVGHNVLGCGRIFDQGAKLVNNSIAEGLLFEGKAWKEIIENTKTKNSTLHFIGLFSDGNVHAHIDHTKSLIQAALEEKVPRIRLHILLDGRDVPEKSALDYLIPFEEWLTSLRSKGADIKIASGGGRMTITMDRYEADWSMVDRGWKIHVHGEGRTFPDAKTAIETFRKEDPAVIDQYLPSFVVEESGKPVGKILTGDSVVFTNFRGDRAIEISQAFTQKNFDKFDRGNFPEVCYAGMMQYDGDLQLPERFLVSPPAIDRTLGEYMAKSGINQYALSETQKYGHVTFFWNGNRSGKFDSKSEEYKEIPSDVIPFDQTPEMKAQAITAELEKVLGENHSDFYRINFPNGDMVGHTGNYQATVKAMEFLDGCMGRLAEACRKNNVVLLVSADHGNADEMYQLDKKGNVEKDKEGKPVPKTSHTLNPVPFSVLDPENKIKLRTDLQNPGLANVAATILDIMGYETPEGYYPSLMAK, encoded by the coding sequence ATGCAACTGAAGAAAAAGACTCCCTTCTCTCCCAAAAAGCTATTATTCGTAATTTTAGATGGGGTAGGTTATACTCCTAAAGGACCCGAATTCGGGAACGCAATTGCAGGTGCCAATCTTCCTTTTCTCAACAAACTTTGGAAAGAATCTCCCACCATTCTTTTGAACGCGCATGGCACCGCTGTCGGCATGCCTTCCGATGAGGACATGGGAAACTCTGAAGTAGGTCATAATGTCTTGGGCTGCGGGCGCATTTTCGATCAGGGTGCTAAGCTAGTCAATAACTCTATCGCCGAAGGACTGTTATTCGAGGGAAAAGCTTGGAAGGAAATTATAGAAAATACAAAGACTAAAAATTCCACTCTTCATTTCATTGGTTTGTTCTCCGACGGAAATGTCCATGCACATATTGATCATACAAAATCTTTAATACAAGCTGCGTTAGAGGAGAAGGTCCCAAGGATCAGATTACACATTCTTCTAGACGGACGAGACGTGCCTGAAAAGTCTGCTCTAGATTATTTGATTCCTTTCGAAGAATGGCTGACCTCGCTTAGATCCAAAGGTGCAGATATAAAAATTGCATCCGGAGGAGGAAGAATGACAATCACCATGGACCGTTACGAAGCAGATTGGTCTATGGTAGATAGAGGCTGGAAGATCCATGTCCATGGAGAAGGTAGAACTTTCCCGGATGCAAAAACCGCGATTGAAACTTTTAGAAAAGAAGATCCTGCCGTAATCGATCAATATCTTCCTAGTTTTGTGGTAGAAGAATCGGGAAAACCGGTCGGAAAAATCCTGACCGGAGACTCGGTAGTATTCACTAATTTCAGAGGAGATAGAGCAATTGAGATCTCCCAAGCATTCACTCAGAAAAATTTCGACAAATTCGATAGAGGAAATTTTCCGGAAGTATGTTACGCAGGAATGATGCAATACGACGGGGATTTACAATTACCTGAACGTTTTTTAGTAAGTCCACCTGCGATTGATCGCACATTGGGCGAATATATGGCAAAGTCCGGGATTAACCAGTATGCGTTATCCGAAACACAAAAATACGGACACGTAACATTCTTCTGGAACGGAAATCGCTCCGGCAAATTCGATTCCAAAAGTGAAGAATATAAGGAAATTCCTTCCGATGTAATTCCATTCGACCAAACTCCTGAAATGAAAGCGCAAGCGATCACTGCGGAGCTTGAAAAAGTTTTAGGAGAGAATCATTCAGACTTCTATAGGATCAATTTTCCGAATGGAGATATGGTAGGCCATACTGGAAATTACCAGGCAACCGTAAAGGCGATGGAATTTTTGGACGGGTGTATGGGCCGCCTAGCCGAAGCATGCAGAAAAAATAATGTAGTTTTATTGGTAAGTGCGGACCATGGAAACGCGGATGAGATGTATCAACTGGATAAAAAAGGAAATGTGGAGAAGGATAAAGAAGGTAAACCTGTTCCTAAAACTTCTCATACCTTGAATCCTGTTCCGTTCAGCGTTTTGGACCCTGAGAACAAGATCAAATTAAGAACAGATCTACAAAATCCTGGGCTTGCGAATGTTGCAGCCACGATCTTAGATATTATGGGATATGAAACTCCGGAAGGATATTATCCTAGTTTAATGGCAAAATAA
- a CDS encoding DUF1566 domain-containing protein: MRARFLVFLIGLGMLCKPIEVHNPAIPFSDAWWETTFVRCILGELDVCLPGPTISGSLTSKFVSNNAGAIVSSDLTWRSDTDGPYDVRIDVDSCTSGASLITGTAIANTDNLATINASVLPFGASYVRVCVTDPVENATGSGIFRIVRDDTYPTVSTTPNGGAYNSSQNVSITCSDTGGAGCDKISYVTDTSTPDIDGATGTINVGTQYSTPINVPANSNTTFKYVARDKAGNVSSVDSADIAVDTVTPTISATNPSNGATGVALSPGSISLNFAEPMDTSLTMSMTTEIYDGTSWVTIPNSNTIFDWQDSQTLVITISWTYFPEDSQIRWTIPSSSLQDLAGNGVSQQASFTTTTGATVTGAQIYSGPTAHGTYTGDITTTDTSTGLVWKTCWEGRMGPGCASGSATNTSWASALDGCAYLNYIHGPGIGYADRENWRLPRAEELYSLVEGGADPYINTTAFPNPVSPATWTASRGITGSPMDQFARTVVFMYGIINQFDKSLSYALHCVSD; the protein is encoded by the coding sequence ATGCGGGCTCGCTTTCTAGTATTTTTAATCGGATTAGGAATGTTATGCAAACCAATAGAAGTGCATAACCCTGCTATACCATTTTCTGACGCTTGGTGGGAAACCACTTTTGTGCGTTGTATTTTGGGAGAATTAGATGTTTGTCTCCCTGGGCCTACGATTAGCGGAAGCCTTACCTCAAAATTTGTAAGCAATAATGCAGGGGCAATAGTTTCTTCTGATCTTACTTGGAGATCAGATACTGACGGACCTTATGATGTCCGGATAGATGTCGATTCTTGTACAAGCGGGGCAAGTTTAATTACAGGAACTGCGATCGCAAATACAGACAATTTAGCCACAATCAATGCAAGCGTTCTGCCGTTTGGTGCAAGTTATGTTAGAGTTTGTGTTACTGACCCGGTAGAAAATGCAACCGGATCAGGAATTTTTAGGATCGTTCGGGACGATACTTATCCTACTGTAAGCACGACTCCAAATGGCGGGGCCTATAATTCTTCTCAAAATGTTTCCATTACTTGTTCGGATACTGGAGGAGCAGGCTGCGATAAGATCTCTTATGTTACTGACACTTCTACTCCGGATATTGATGGAGCGACCGGAACGATAAATGTAGGAACTCAGTATTCCACTCCTATCAATGTTCCAGCAAATTCTAATACTACCTTCAAGTATGTTGCAAGAGATAAAGCAGGGAATGTATCTTCAGTTGATAGTGCGGATATCGCAGTGGACACAGTGACTCCAACTATCTCTGCTACTAATCCGAGCAACGGTGCTACCGGAGTAGCTCTTTCTCCAGGATCGATCAGTTTAAATTTCGCAGAACCGATGGACACTTCTCTTACAATGTCCATGACTACAGAAATTTATGATGGGACTTCTTGGGTAACTATTCCTAATAGCAATACTATATTCGATTGGCAGGATTCCCAAACTTTAGTCATTACGATCAGTTGGACTTATTTCCCGGAAGATTCGCAAATCCGTTGGACCATTCCCTCTAGTTCTTTGCAAGACTTAGCAGGAAACGGGGTCTCACAACAAGCCTCCTTTACTACTACAACCGGAGCCACAGTAACAGGAGCCCAAATTTATTCCGGGCCAACTGCACACGGGACTTATACTGGAGATATTACCACTACGGATACTTCTACAGGTTTAGTATGGAAAACTTGCTGGGAAGGAAGAATGGGTCCTGGCTGTGCTTCCGGCTCTGCAACAAATACTTCTTGGGCAAGCGCGTTAGACGGTTGCGCCTACTTAAATTATATTCATGGTCCTGGGATAGGATATGCAGATCGAGAAAACTGGAGACTTCCCAGAGCAGAAGAATTATACTCTTTGGTGGAAGGAGGTGCCGATCCATACATAAACACTACTGCATTCCCGAATCCTGTATCTCCTGCTACTTGGACAGCTTCTAGAGGTATTACAGGCTCTCCAATGGATCAATTTGCAAGAACCGTAGTATTCATGTACGGGATCATAAATCAGTTCGATAAAAGCCTAAGTTATGCGCTACACTGCGTAAGCGACTGA
- a CDS encoding TetR/AcrR family transcriptional regulator, giving the protein MENSSLIETQDISTDPELTPDQDPVYETDKEPHEERLNKKQDESKERIIRSALKLFAERGFFETRIPEISAHAKVGVGTMYRHFRNKDHLFNEAFRISVQEFSEFLERSISKNLSPKEQFFDFWKGLGLFSQGKFDQLIMIERNLSSYILDEESTKEALTLKQKISEYFAPAQNDKNLRLLYPSLILGSFTGILRYHRIHENNIDPSLLEQSAEMLWDGFSKVRSPNSKRKEKQTKKA; this is encoded by the coding sequence ATGGAAAATAGTTCCCTAATAGAAACCCAAGATATTTCCACGGATCCAGAGCTCACACCCGATCAGGATCCCGTATACGAAACAGATAAGGAGCCTCACGAAGAAAGATTAAACAAAAAACAAGATGAATCCAAAGAAAGGATCATACGTTCCGCTCTTAAGTTATTTGCAGAGAGAGGATTTTTCGAAACAAGGATCCCTGAAATTTCCGCTCATGCAAAAGTGGGAGTGGGCACAATGTATCGCCACTTCCGGAACAAAGATCATTTGTTCAACGAGGCATTTAGGATCTCCGTCCAAGAATTTTCAGAATTCTTAGAAAGATCCATTTCTAAAAATTTATCTCCGAAAGAACAATTCTTTGATTTTTGGAAAGGGCTAGGATTATTTTCCCAAGGCAAGTTCGACCAGTTGATCATGATAGAAAGAAATCTATCTTCTTATATACTGGATGAAGAAAGCACAAAAGAAGCACTAACCTTAAAACAAAAAATTTCTGAATACTTTGCGCCTGCTCAGAATGATAAAAATCTAAGGTTACTCTATCCTTCTCTTATTTTGGGTTCTTTTACTGGGATTCTGCGGTATCACCGGATTCACGAAAATAACATAGATCCTTCCCTTTTGGAACAATCTGCAGAAATGTTATGGGACGGGTTTTCTAAGGTCCGCTCTCCAAACTCTAAAAGGAAAGAAAAACAGACAAAAAAAGCCTGA
- a CDS encoding TetR/AcrR family transcriptional regulator, with translation MPVVRDPEDKKERILTSALRLFTEKGFEGTPIPDLAKDAGIGAGTIYRYYKNKEELVNELYRFWKNKLRETLAENYPEKAKSKDLFVHLWKALATFYHRYPEAFEFLELHYHSPYLDQASKKATSETMEFICTFLEQARAKGDIKSDLGSMELVSLCYGSFVGMIKMAKGGYIQLSAETLHASGLTLWKALAK, from the coding sequence ATGCCAGTAGTTCGAGATCCTGAAGATAAAAAAGAAAGAATACTCACCTCTGCCTTAAGGTTATTCACCGAAAAAGGTTTTGAAGGAACTCCTATACCGGATCTCGCCAAAGATGCAGGCATAGGTGCCGGAACCATATACAGATATTATAAAAACAAAGAAGAATTGGTAAACGAATTATATCGTTTCTGGAAAAACAAACTGAGAGAGACTCTCGCAGAAAATTATCCTGAAAAAGCAAAATCAAAGGACTTATTCGTTCATCTGTGGAAGGCACTTGCGACCTTCTACCACCGTTACCCGGAAGCGTTCGAATTTTTAGAACTACATTATCATTCTCCTTATCTGGATCAAGCCAGCAAAAAGGCAACCTCCGAAACTATGGAGTTCATATGCACATTTTTAGAACAAGCAAGAGCCAAAGGAGATATCAAATCTGACCTTGGTTCTATGGAACTAGTTTCATTATGTTATGGAAGTTTTGTTGGAATGATAAAAATGGCCAAGGGCGGTTATATTCAACTTTCTGCAGAGACTTTACATGCTTCCGGTTTAACTCTCTGGAAAGCATTGGCAAAATAA